The following are encoded in a window of Platichthys flesus chromosome 11, fPlaFle2.1, whole genome shotgun sequence genomic DNA:
- the abhd16a gene encoding phosphatidylserine lipase ABHD16A, translating into MANWLWSRCVFGPHLQRIHRSPDQSRPDGRGRRGCNYQPRLLEKHTDSLLGWASALWSISYYSSPLLLSYLYRKGYICSSKLVPVSQYLGTVVVCLLGVACLRGLGRWKNSEYVQFISILKETKENHTQTNKKKLRCYDFDFSHWPSDFSWTEVSNPKLSKAGVSLLKPEPRLRGAADSFLNSVRTLPCHIISYLIVHSFGRRMLYPGSVGLLQRAMRPMLQQGQAKLVEEFDGQRNKLVACDGNEIDTMFVDRRREGEPNSQTLVICCEGNAGFYEVGCMNTPLEGGYSVLGWNHPGFGGSTGVPLPQNEANAMDVVIQFATHELGFQLNDIVIYAWSIGGFAATWGVMSYPEIQSVVLDATFDDLLPLALKVMPASWRPLVQHTVRQYMNLNNADQLMKYQGPVLLIRRTRDEIITTTGPEDVMSNRGNDLLLKLLQHRYPKIMTDEGIRAVRHWLGASNPIEEASVYSGYEVDDDWCVSVLQSYKADGDALFPWSVGEDMTLEGRRQLALFLARKHMRNFETTHCTPLPASEFHSPWRL; encoded by the exons ATGGCTAACTGGTTGTGGTCACGCTGTGTTTTCGGGCCTCACCTGCAACGAATTCACCGCTCACCGGATCAATCTCGACCCGACGGCCGGGGAAGAAGG ggATGTAACTACCAACCCAGGCTtctggagaaacacacagacagcctCCTCGGCTGG gcttcAGCTCTGTGGTCTATATCCTACTACagctcccctctgctcctctcctacCTGTACAGGAAAG GTTACATCTGCAGCAGTAAGTTGGTCCCAGTGAGTCAGTATTTGGGAACCGTGGTGGTGTGTCTTCTAGGAGTGGCCTGTCTAAGAG gcttgGGGAGATGGAAGAACTCGGAGTATGTTCAGTTTATCTCTATTCTGAAAGAAACGAAGGAAAATCACACTCAAACAAATAAG AAAAAGCTGAGGTGTTACGACTTTGACTTCTCACACTGGCCTTCAGATTTCAGCTGGACAGAAGTCAGCAATCC GAAACTGTCCAAAGCTGGTGTTTCTCTGCTGAAGCCCGAGCCCAGATtaagaggagcagcagacagTTTCCTCAACTCCGTGCGCACTCTACCATGTCACATCATCAG ttaTCTTATTGTTCACTCATTCGGGAGGAGGATGCTGTACCCTGGCTCTGTGGGTTTACTGCAGAGAGCCATGAGGCCCATGCTCCAGCAAGGCCAGGCTAAGCTGGTCGAAGag TTTGATGGCCAAAGGAACAAGCTTGTGGCTTGTGATGGGAATGAAATCGACACAATGTTTGTGGACcggaggagagaaggggaacCAAACAGCCAGACTCTG GTCATCTGCTGTGAGGGGAACGCTGGCTTCTATGAGGTGGGCTGCATGAACACTCCACTGGAGG GTGGCTACTCTGTGCTGGGCTGGAACCACCCCGGCTTTGGAGGCAGTACG GGAGTACCATTACCCCAGAATGAGGCCAATGCCATGGATGTCGTGATCCAGTTCGCGACACATGAACTGGGCTTCCAGCTCAACGACATAGTCATATATGCCTGGTCCATAGGAGGATTTGCAG ccaCCTGGGGCGTGATGTCATACCCAGAGATCCAATCAGTAGTGTTGGACGCCACGTTCGATGACCTCCTCCCTCTGGCCCTCAAGGTCATGCCCGCCAGCTGGA GGCCGCTGGTGCAGCACACAGTCAGGCAGTACATGAACCTGAACAACGCAGACCAGCTTATGAA aTACCAGGGACCAGTCCTGCTGATCCGGAGAACTAGAGATGAGATCATCACCACAAC GGGTCCAGAGGACGTCATGTCCAACAGAGGCAACGACCTCCTGCTCAAGCTGCTACAGCACAG GTACCCTAAAATAATGACTGATGAAGGGATCAGAGCCGTCAGACATTGGCTGGGAGCCTCCAATCCTATAGAGGAAG CATCTGTGTACAGTGGTTACGAAGTGGACGAcgactggtgtgtgtctgtgctgcagtcGTACAAGGCGGACGGAGATGCTCTGTTTCCATGGAGTGTTG GTGAGGATATGACTCTGGAGGGACGGCGGCAGCTGGCTCTTTTCTTG gCACGGAAGCACATGCGGAACTTTGAGACGACGCACTGCACTCCTCTCCCCGCCTCCGAGTTCCACTCACCCTGGAGACTGTAG